In the genome of Sinorhizobium chiapasense, the window CCTGGCCAAGGCGCTCGCCAACGGGAATGATGATCTGCGCGTCGCCCGGACGCCGGTCTGCCGCCGCCTTGACCAGCTCGTCATAGGCGCGGATACGCGCCTTGGACTTGGCCTGACGGGCCTTCGGGCTCGACGCAATCCACTCCTGCTCGCGGCTGATGGCCTTCTGGCGGGTTGCCTCCTCGCGGCCTTCCTGCGCCATGCGCTTGGCCTTCGCCCGCAGATAGGCGGAGTAATTGCCCTCGTAGGGAATGCCCCGGCCGCGGTCGAGTTCGAGAATCCAGCCGGTGACGTTGTCGAGGAAGTAGCGGTCGTGGGTGATCATCAGCACGGCGCCCGGATATTCGCGCAGATGCTTTTCGAGCCAGGCGATCGTCTCGGCATCGAGATGGTTGGTCGGTTCATCCAGCAGCAGGAGATCCGGCTGCGCCAGCAGGAGCTTGCAGAGCGCGACGCGGCGCTTCTCGCCACCCGAGAGATTGGTGACCTCCGCGTCGCCCGGCGGGCAGCGCAGCGCGTCCATCGCCATTTCCACCTGGCTGTCTAGGTCCCAGAGGTTCTGGCTGTCGATGATGTCCTGGAGCTTGGCGCCCTCTTCCGCCGTCTCGTCGGAATAGTTCATCATCAGTTCGTTGTAGCGGTCGAGGATCGCCTTCTTGGCGGCAACCCCTTCCATCACGTTCTCGAGCACTGTCTTCTCAGGGTCGAGCTGCGGTTCCTGCGGCAGATAGCCTACGGTTGCGCCCTCGGCGACCCAGGCTTCGCCGGTATATTCATGATCGAGGCCCGCCATGATCCTGAGGACTGTCGACTTACCGGCGCCGTTGGGACCGAGAATGCCGATCTTCGCGTCCGGGTAGAACGAAAGATGGATGTTCTCCAGAACCTTCTTGTTGCCGTAGGCCTTGTTGAGCCCGGCCATGTGATAGATGAACTGACGTGCCATAAGGGAATGCTCCGCATCGGAAGGGAAATTTGCCCGCTATGTAGGCGAATTATGGTGGCGGGGCAATCCGCCAAAGGCCTGCCCACGCCAATCCCTTCCGGCAAGCAACCCTCGCGGATCAACCGCGGCCGGCGGCGTCGACGATCCCCTTGGCGCATTTGAACTCGGTCGTCCCGGCCGCCCGGATCAGGCTCTCAAGACTGCCCTTGCCCGAGAGGTCGCCGGAAAGTCCGATGGTGAAACCGGTGATGACGCTGCGGCCGTTGACCGACTGGCAACGCATGCGCACCCGGTCGCCGGCCCCGGCACCGAAGCTCTGGTCGAAGGCGTGCTTGATCTCGCTTTCGTCGATCTCGGAGCCGAGTTTGTCGGCAAAGAGATCCTGTACAGCGGAATTGTTCAATTCACCGAGCAGGCGCAGTTGCAGCCTGAAATAATCTTCCGCCTTTGCCGTCTGGCACGTGCCGCTCTGCAGCCACTGGTGGCGATCGAGGCCGGACTTGACCCCCGGCATGGCAACAAGCAGACGCGCAGCTGTCTCGTCGGCCATGGCAAGCTTCGGCAATTCCAGCCAATCGCCCTTCCGGTCGCGCGCCTTGAGCTCCGCCTCGACGCCGCAATAGCTCTTCTTCAGCGGCCAGAGGCCGTGAAGCGAGAAATGCGTGGCATCAAAGCGATCGGCCGTCTGATCCGCGCATTCCTTGCGGTTCGGCCGCGTCTCGCAAAATCCCGGCTGCCAGCTGACCGCCAGCACATATTGCGTCTTGCCGGAGCCTGCCGCTCCCGCCGTTTCGACCGACGACACCTCCTCGGCTGCGGCAAAGGACGAGAGTCCCAGCCCCAGAATGAGTGTCGCAACTCTCGCAAGATTCGTTTTCGCCCTCGCCCGCATTTCAAATAGCCTCCTACAGGAAAACAAAACGAGAACAAATATCGACGAAAGCGCGAAAATTGCAACCCCTAATCCTCATTTCCGGATTCGTTGTGACCTTATGCGCAACAAGCAACAAGCAGCGATTGCCTTTGCGGCGCAAATCGATTTGATATCGGCCGGTGCATTTTCCGCTGAGAGCGTCTTGGAAAGTGCTTCCGGTTCGCGCAACGGACGCTCCGTTGGCAACCCGCACGCGAGAGTCTGACGATTGTTCCGGGGGCATGGCATGTTCGGGCAGGTGAGGACGCATCAAAGCCCGACGGGTGCTACGCTCGGCTGGCGACACTTCGCGGCCTCCACCGAGCCGCTGGGCATCCTCATCGTCTGCCATGGGCTCGCTGAGCACTCCGGCCGGTATGCGCGTTTCGCCGAGGCGATGGCGGCACACGGCTTCCATGTCTATGCACACGACCATCGCGGCCATGGGGAGAGCCGGGCGCCGGATGCCCCGCTTGCGACCTTCGCGCAGCGCGATGGGGCGGCCAAGGTGATCGCGGACGTACGGGCGATGCGCGACATGGCGGTTGCCAACCACCCGGGCCTGCCGGTTGTTCTCTTCGGCCACTCGATGGGCGGCCTGATCGCGCTCAACGCCGCCGAAGCCGATCCAGGGCTTTATGACGCCCTCGCCGTCTGGAACTCCAATTTCCGCCCGGGCCTTGCCGGCCGAGGCGGTCAGGCAATACTGGCGATCGAGAGGATGCTGAAGGGCTCGGACGTACCGAGCCCGCTGCTCTCGAAGCTCACCTTCGGCGTCTGGGCCAAAGCGATCGCCGATCGGAAGACCGATGCCGACTGGCTGTCGCGCGACGAAAGCGAAGTCGCCAAATACGTGGCCGATCCGCTCTGCGGTTTCGATGCGACCGTATCGCTTTGGATCGACGTGTTCAAATTCGCCTTCGCCGGTGCGCGCGCGGATCGGTTGGCGCGATTGCCCGTCGACCTGCCCGTCCATCTCGTCGGCGGCAGTGCGGATCCTTCGACGTTCAACGGCGGCGCCCTTCGCTGGCTCGCCGAGCGGATGAAGGCGCGCGGCATGACTGACGTGACGATTACAATCCATGACGGGATGCGCCACGAGACGCTCAACGAGATCGGCCGGGAGGAGGCAACCGAAGACTTCGCCGCCTGGTGCCTGAAGGCGGTCGATAGGAAGCGCTGACGAGACGGAAGACCATGACCGACCTCTCCCTGCCCAGAACCGCCGCCGGTCACGACCGCATTTCTTACGGCCTGACGCTGATGGTCATCGCCGTTCTGATCTCGCCGCTGATCGATATTTTCGCCAAGCTCGCGATCGCCACGGTTCCGTCGGCCGAGATCACCGCCGTCCGCTTCCTGCTGCAGGTGGTCTTCATCCTGCCGGTCGTCCTCGTCCGCCGCACCCTCTTCGACCTCACCTGGCGCAAGAGCGCGCTGCATGCGCTGCGCGGCGGGCTTCTGGTGCTGACCATGCTCTCCTTCATCACCACGCTGAAGGTGATGGAGGTGGCCGACGCGATCGCCATCTTTTTCGTCGAGCCGATCATCCTCACGATTCTCGGCAGCATCTTCCTCAAGGAAACGATCGGCTGGCGGCGCTACACCGCCTGCGCCGTCGGCTTCTTCGGTGCGCTGCTCGTCATCCAGCCGAGCATGCAGGAGGTCGGCCTGATCGCGCTTCTGCCGATCGTCGCCGCCTTCGGGCTAGCCGTCTTCCTGCTCGTGACCCGCATGGTCGCGCAGAACGAGGACCCCTGGTCGATGCAGTTTCACGCCGGCATCTGGGGCGGTCTCTTCTGCCTTGTCCTGCTCTCGTTCGGCGAAGGCAGCGGCTCGAGCGTGTTCGATCCCGTCTGGCCAGAGGGCAACGCGTGGCTATACCTGCTCGGCGTCGGCGTCACCGCGACGATCTCGGGCGTGCTCGGTGTCTATGCCTATCGCGCCGCCCCGGCTTCGGTGCTCGCGCCGCTGCAATATCTCGAAATCGTCTCGGCGACGATCTTCGGCTGGCTGGTCTTCGGCGATCTGCCGGACGCGCTGAAGTGGTTGGGCATCGCGATCATCATCGGCTCGGGTCTTTATATCATCTGGCGCGAGCGCAAGGCCGAGAAGACGGCAAGCATCGCACCGGTCTCGCCGGCGATCTGAGGCGTCTGTAAACGGATAGGATAAGAAGAGCATTGGGAGGTGTTTGGATGAAAACGGGTGGTCAGCTGGTTGTCGAGGCGCTGGTCGCAAATGGCGTCAGGCGCATCTCGTGCGTGCCGGGAGAGAGCTATCTGGCGGTCCTGGACGCACTCCACGACACCGACATCGAGGTCATCGTCTGTCGGCAGGAAGGCGGCGCGGCGATGATGGCGGACTGCTGGGGGCGGCTCACCGGCGAACCCGGAGTCTGCATGGTGACCCGCGGCCCCGGCGCCACCAACGCCTCGGCCGGGCTTCATGTCGCCAGGCAGGATTCGATCCCGATGATCCTCTTCATCGGCCAGGTGCAGCGCGACGCACGCGAGCGCGAGGCCTTCCAGGAGATCGAGTATCGCCGCGCCTTCACCGAGGTCGCGAAATGGGTGGCAGAAATCGACGACCCGGCGCGCATCCCTGAATTCGTGACCCGCGCCTTTGCCGTCGCGACGTCCGGCCGGCCGGGCCCGGTGGTGCTGACGCTTCCGGAGGACATGCTGACTGAGAGCACCGAGGCCCCTCTGGCTCGCGCCTACCAGCCGGTCGAAAGCCATCCGGGCCGGGGCCAGATCGCCCGGCTCGAGGAACTGCTTGCAGCCGCGAAACGGCCGATTGCCATCCTTGGCGGCACGCGCTGGTCCGCCGAAAGCGTGACTGGGTTCCAGCGTTTCGCGGAGCGATGGAGGCTGCCGGTCGGCTGCTCCTTCCGTCGCCAGATGCTCTTCGATCACCTGAATCCGGTCTACGCCGGCGATGTCGGCATCGGCATCAGCCCCGCGCTGGCGAAGGAAATCAAGGAGGCCGACCTCGTCCTGCTCGTCGGTGGTCGCTTTTCGGAGATGCCCTCGTCCAGCTACACGCTGATCGACGTCCCCTACCCCAGGCAGACACTGGTCCATGTCCATCCGGACCCCGCGGAACTCGGCCGCGTCTATCGCCCGGATCTGGCGATCGCCGCGAGCCCGCGCGATTTCGTGGCGGCGCTCGGCGACCTCACACCTGCGGGCGAACCTACGTGGTCCGCGCGCACCGCGACCATGCACGAGGCCTATCTCAAATGGTCGACGCCGCCCGAAAAGGGTCCCGGCGACGTGCAGATGGGGCCGATCATGAACTGGATCGAGGCGAATACCGCGCCGGACACGATCTTCACCAACGGCGCCGGCAACTACGCCACCTGGCTGCACCGTTTCCACCGCTTCCGCCGTTATGGAACCCAGGCCGCCCCCGCTTCAGGCTCGATGGGCTACGGCCTGCCGGCGGCCGTCGCGGCCAAGCAACTCCACCCGGAGCGCGAAGTCGTCTGTTTTGCCGGCGACGGCTGCTTCCTCATGCACGGGCAGGAGTTCGCAACCGCCATCCGCTATCAGCTGCCGATCATCGTGCTCGTCATCAACAATAGCATCTACGGCACGATCCGCATGCACCAGGAGCGCGAATATCCCGGCCGCGTCAGCGCGACGGATCTTACCAACCCGGATTTTGCGGCACTTGCGCGCGCCTATGGCGGCCACGGCGAAACCGTGGTGCGGACCGAAGAATTTGCCGACGCATTCCTCCGGGCACGCGCCAGCGGCAAGCCGGCCATCATCGAGATCAAACTCGATCCGGAAGCGATTACGCCCACGCGAACGCTCACCGAAATTCGCAACGGTTGAGGGGCCGGTCGGCCTGCATTACCACACGGCGGAGACCCGCGTTGCCTGGGCGGCGCGGGGACACGATCGCGGCTTGACGGCGTTCTCAGCGCTCGAAGAGAGACGATCCGCCGAGGATCGGTCCTTCCCGCCTACTCCAGCCACTCGGTGGAAAAGCTGCCGCTCACATGAAGATCGGTGGTCTCCAGCCGACCCGGCCCGAGATTGGCGAACTTGTGTGGAACGTTTGCGGGCGCAACGACGATCTGCCCCGCCTCCGCTTCGATCGTCTGGTCGCCGACCGTGAAGAGCGCACGACCGGAGCGGACGATGAAGGTTTCCGGATAGGGATGGCGGTGCAATTTCGGGCCGCCGCCGATCCGGTCGGTTGTGTAGAACATGACCGAAACGCCGGCTCCGTAAGGGCCACCCTCGAATTCGCCCTGCCACACGTCGGGCTTTTCGGCCCACTGGTCACGGTTGATCAGGTATGCTCCGGTCATGCGGCATCCTCCCAATCTCGCGTTCGCGCGCCGGCGGTCCGCGGCGGCAGGCGGCAAGGCGATCCTGTCAGCTGCGGATATGCTGCGTCTGCTGATAAACTGCGGTGGAGCGGGCGCCGGAACGGCAATAGCCGAGCATCGGGCGCTGGAACTCGTCGAGTGCATCGACCATGCGGGTCACCGCATCGGCGGTCACGCCCATCGGACCCACGGGAATATGCGTGATTTCCAGACCCAGCTCGGCGGCGCGCGCGGCGATCGCATCGAAGGTCGGCTGATCAGGGACCTCGAAATCCGGGCGGTGGCAGACGATGGACTTGAACCCGAGCGCCTTGATCTCATCGAGGTCCTCGACCGTGATCTGGCCGGAGACCGAGTATTCATCGTTGATCTGGCGAATGTCCATGATGATGCTTCCTCTGAACGGTGTTGCCTTGATTTAGGCCCGGCGTCAGGCGGCGTCAATCGCAGGAGCGGTAGGGAAGGTGTTTCCGCCCGCAGCCCACTCTGGCATTGCGATCGATCAGGACACCGCGAAGGCGAGCGCATAGCCGCGCGCCTGGCCTGGCTCGATAACGCCGAGTTCGCCCGATGCCGCCAGCTCCACTCGCTTTGCCAGGCGATGCGACGCCGGTTCGATGCTGATGACATTGGCCCCGCCACGCTGGCAGCGCCACATCTGCAGGAACGGCAGCGTGTCCACACGAAACCGAACGGCAAGCCGCTGCCCGCCGAGCCCCGGCAAGGGTGCCAGCGATACCTCCGACCAGCCGTCCTCGTCATGCGCCGGAATACAGAAATGGGCGCTCTCGCCCTCGCCGAACTGCCAGCAGAGCGATCCACTCTCGAGTGAAGGACTGACAATATGCGTTTCCGGTCCGAGCAGCCGGCCGCCGATATTCATGTGATACATCATCATCGGCGCGAAGGCCGAGGCACCGATGTTCGTCACGCGGTCCTCTAGCATTACGCTTTGCCCGTTCTCGCTCACAAACCATCGACGCTCGACCGCCGCCTTGCCGCCACAGGCAAGAGCCACCTCGATCAGAGCCTCGCAACATGTGCCGTCTGCGGACATCTCCGCCCGGATGACGGATGTGCCTGCAAGCGAACCGTGCAGAGGGTAGCGCGTTCCGTCGTCGCGGCCTTCGACGGGTTCGGGATGGCGGATGTGATCGGGACCGCAGGTAAAGAGAAATCCGGCGAGCGCATGATCGATCCGCGGGTCACCATCGGACGGAATCGCTGAGCCTGGAGAAAGGTCAGTTCCATCGACCACAAAGGCGGCAATATCGAGCGCCGATGAGCGATCGAACAGGAGGTGGCAAGGGACGCCGTTACGCGTGCTGGTCAAGGTCGTTTCCATCCGTTGCCCCGGCTGGCACACGCGAATCGCGCGCGGCTGCAAATGCATGATAAGGCAAAACAAAACGCTCCGAGCATGATAATTTCCGGCTGAACAATCCGGCTTCGCGAGCGTTACCGACATAGATGGAGGAGGAATGCGGCGCGAGGATCCCTTCTAGGCCCTTGTCTGCTCATTCTTCCCGGTTGAAACAGACGCCAG includes:
- a CDS encoding thiamine pyrophosphate-binding protein, with amino-acid sequence MKTGGQLVVEALVANGVRRISCVPGESYLAVLDALHDTDIEVIVCRQEGGAAMMADCWGRLTGEPGVCMVTRGPGATNASAGLHVARQDSIPMILFIGQVQRDAREREAFQEIEYRRAFTEVAKWVAEIDDPARIPEFVTRAFAVATSGRPGPVVLTLPEDMLTESTEAPLARAYQPVESHPGRGQIARLEELLAAAKRPIAILGGTRWSAESVTGFQRFAERWRLPVGCSFRRQMLFDHLNPVYAGDVGIGISPALAKEIKEADLVLLVGGRFSEMPSSSYTLIDVPYPRQTLVHVHPDPAELGRVYRPDLAIAASPRDFVAALGDLTPAGEPTWSARTATMHEAYLKWSTPPEKGPGDVQMGPIMNWIEANTAPDTIFTNGAGNYATWLHRFHRFRRYGTQAAPASGSMGYGLPAAVAAKQLHPEREVVCFAGDGCFLMHGQEFATAIRYQLPIIVLVINNSIYGTIRMHQEREYPGRVSATDLTNPDFAALARAYGGHGETVVRTEEFADAFLRARASGKPAIIEIKLDPEAITPTRTLTEIRNG
- the ettA gene encoding energy-dependent translational throttle protein EttA, which codes for MARQFIYHMAGLNKAYGNKKVLENIHLSFYPDAKIGILGPNGAGKSTVLRIMAGLDHEYTGEAWVAEGATVGYLPQEPQLDPEKTVLENVMEGVAAKKAILDRYNELMMNYSDETAEEGAKLQDIIDSQNLWDLDSQVEMAMDALRCPPGDAEVTNLSGGEKRRVALCKLLLAQPDLLLLDEPTNHLDAETIAWLEKHLREYPGAVLMITHDRYFLDNVTGWILELDRGRGIPYEGNYSAYLRAKAKRMAQEGREEATRQKAISREQEWIASSPKARQAKSKARIRAYDELVKAAADRRPGDAQIIIPVGERLGQVVIEAENLSKGYDDQLLIEGLSFKLPPGGIVGVIGPNGAGKTTLFRMITGQEQPDDGAFRIGESVQLGYVDQSRDALDGNKTVWEEISGGNDIIKLGKHEVNSRAYCSSFNFKGGDQQQKVGTLSGGQRNRVHLAKMLKSGGNVVLLDEPTNDLDTETLAALEDALENFAGCAVIISHDRMFLDRLATHILAFEGDSHVEWFEGNFEDYEKDKIRRLGPDSVNPKRVTYKRLTR
- a CDS encoding DMT family transporter, with product MTDLSLPRTAAGHDRISYGLTLMVIAVLISPLIDIFAKLAIATVPSAEITAVRFLLQVVFILPVVLVRRTLFDLTWRKSALHALRGGLLVLTMLSFITTLKVMEVADAIAIFFVEPIILTILGSIFLKETIGWRRYTACAVGFFGALLVIQPSMQEVGLIALLPIVAAFGLAVFLLVTRMVAQNEDPWSMQFHAGIWGGLFCLVLLSFGEGSGSSVFDPVWPEGNAWLYLLGVGVTATISGVLGVYAYRAAPASVLAPLQYLEIVSATIFGWLVFGDLPDALKWLGIAIIIGSGLYIIWRERKAEKTASIAPVSPAI
- a CDS encoding cupin domain-containing protein is translated as MTGAYLINRDQWAEKPDVWQGEFEGGPYGAGVSVMFYTTDRIGGGPKLHRHPYPETFIVRSGRALFTVGDQTIEAEAGQIVVAPANVPHKFANLGPGRLETTDLHVSGSFSTEWLE
- a CDS encoding alpha/beta hydrolase — encoded protein: MFGQVRTHQSPTGATLGWRHFAASTEPLGILIVCHGLAEHSGRYARFAEAMAAHGFHVYAHDHRGHGESRAPDAPLATFAQRDGAAKVIADVRAMRDMAVANHPGLPVVLFGHSMGGLIALNAAEADPGLYDALAVWNSNFRPGLAGRGGQAILAIERMLKGSDVPSPLLSKLTFGVWAKAIADRKTDADWLSRDESEVAKYVADPLCGFDATVSLWIDVFKFAFAGARADRLARLPVDLPVHLVGGSADPSTFNGGALRWLAERMKARGMTDVTITIHDGMRHETLNEIGREEATEDFAAWCLKAVDRKR
- a CDS encoding TIGR01244 family sulfur transferase, giving the protein MDIRQINDEYSVSGQITVEDLDEIKALGFKSIVCHRPDFEVPDQPTFDAIAARAAELGLEITHIPVGPMGVTADAVTRMVDALDEFQRPMLGYCRSGARSTAVYQQTQHIRS
- a CDS encoding ribonuclease T2, with amino-acid sequence MRARAKTNLARVATLILGLGLSSFAAAEEVSSVETAGAAGSGKTQYVLAVSWQPGFCETRPNRKECADQTADRFDATHFSLHGLWPLKKSYCGVEAELKARDRKGDWLELPKLAMADETAARLLVAMPGVKSGLDRHQWLQSGTCQTAKAEDYFRLQLRLLGELNNSAVQDLFADKLGSEIDESEIKHAFDQSFGAGAGDRVRMRCQSVNGRSVITGFTIGLSGDLSGKGSLESLIRAAGTTEFKCAKGIVDAAGRG
- a CDS encoding DUF4432 family protein, which gives rise to METTLTSTRNGVPCHLLFDRSSALDIAAFVVDGTDLSPGSAIPSDGDPRIDHALAGFLFTCGPDHIRHPEPVEGRDDGTRYPLHGSLAGTSVIRAEMSADGTCCEALIEVALACGGKAAVERRWFVSENGQSVMLEDRVTNIGASAFAPMMMYHMNIGGRLLGPETHIVSPSLESGSLCWQFGEGESAHFCIPAHDEDGWSEVSLAPLPGLGGQRLAVRFRVDTLPFLQMWRCQRGGANVISIEPASHRLAKRVELAASGELGVIEPGQARGYALAFAVS